The DNA region CGCCCGCGGCTGGTCGGCGGGCTGCTCCGCCCGGTCGATGATCCGCACCCGCACGCCGCGCCGCAGCAGCTCGCAGGCGGCGAACAGGCCGACCGGACCGGCCCCGACGACCAGCACCTCGGTGTCGTCGGGCCCGGTCATGCGCGGCTGCCCGACGCGTCGGAGGCGGCGCCGGCGTCGCCGGAAGCGGAGGCGCCGGCCGCGGCGTTGAGCCGGCGGGCCAGCGCGACCCGCTGCACCTTCATCGTCGCGGTGCGCGGCAGCTCCGACAGCGACATCTGGACCGGCTCCGCCATGTCCGGGAAGTCGCGCACCGCGTCCCGCCAGCGGCCGCGGTCCAGCGGCTCGTCGTTCTTGGTGCACACCACCGGCAGCGGCTCGCGGTCGGGCCCGGGCACCAGCACCAGCTCGATCAGCTCGGGCAGCCGGCCCAGCACGGTGTCCTCGACCTCCAGCGTGGAGTCGATCGTCGGGATCACGTCGACCAGCCGGTCCAGCAGGTGCACGCAGCCCAGCCGGGTGCGGTAGCCGACGTCGCCGGTGCGCCACCAGCCGTCGTGCAGCTCCTTCTCGTACCGCTCCTCCTCGGCGTGGTAGCCGACCGCGCGGCCGGGGGAGCGCACCTCGATCAGGCCGGGGTTCTGCTTGCTGATCGGCCGGTCGTTCTGCGGCACCACCCGCACATGGGTGACGCCGGGGATCGGGAAGCCCAGGCAGCGGCCGTTCGCCTTGTGGATGTTCTTCGGGGTGTACCAGCGGCCGGTCAGCGGGCCGCACTCGCTCTGCCCGTAGAACTGGAAGAACAGCGGGTTGGCGCGGCGCGAGGCCGACATCAGCTTGGCCATGGTCGGCGGGTGGATCGCGTCGAAGGTGCCGCTGAAGTACTTCACGTTGGACAGCGGCTTGAGCGGGTGGTCGACCAGCTCCTCCCACTCCATGTACGAGTTGGGGTGGGTCTCGACGAACCCGGGCCGGACCTTCGCGAACAGCGGCGCCACGTCCTGCGGCGCGCCGTGGTCGACCACCACCAGCGGCATGCCCTTGGGCAGCGCCACCGCGAGCGCCATGAACATCCGCGAGTGGACGAACGACACGTGCACCGCGTACGTCTCCCGGTCGCGGATCAGCGAGGCCAGCCGCGCCTGCGGCATCCAGCGCCCGCGCAGCGACCGCGCGGTGTGCACCACCAGCTTGGGGATGCCGGTGGTGCCGGAGGTGTGCGTCATCAGCGCCGGGCTGTCCTGGCCGAGCAGCACCGGCTCGACGCGCGGCGAGCCGGCCAGCGACGCCAGAAAGACGCTGTCCGGGCGCGGGAGGTCCTCGGCGGCGCGCGCGGCGTCGGCCTCCGCGCCGTCGGCGGCGCCGACCACGATCACCGCGGACGCGAGCTTCTCCAGCGGGCGGCCGGCCAGCGGGCCGTCCAGCTTGGCGGCGTCGGTGATCAGGTGCGGCCGGTCGAGCCGGTCGAACAGCGCGCTGACCGTCTCGCCGTCCAGCGCCGGCGACAGCAGC from Actinacidiphila sp. DG2A-62 includes:
- a CDS encoding class I adenylate-forming enzyme family protein, with the protein product MALFPSSPLKLPKLPKLSALPSSLPAFPKLPSNERHGLYLGLVPEKAAALHPNAPITLDHDMAAAPELGRQFTQRRLADLVDDMAGRLWAAGVRPRDHVALYKTHNFDIYVLACAASRIGGTPVLLSPALDGETVSALFDRLDRPHLITDAAKLDGPLAGRPLEKLASAVIVVGAADGAEADAARAAEDLPRPDSVFLASLAGSPRVEPVLLGQDSPALMTHTSGTTGIPKLVVHTARSLRGRWMPQARLASLIRDRETYAVHVSFVHSRMFMALAVALPKGMPLVVVDHGAPQDVAPLFAKVRPGFVETHPNSYMEWEELVDHPLKPLSNVKYFSGTFDAIHPPTMAKLMSASRRANPLFFQFYGQSECGPLTGRWYTPKNIHKANGRCLGFPIPGVTHVRVVPQNDRPISKQNPGLIEVRSPGRAVGYHAEEERYEKELHDGWWRTGDVGYRTRLGCVHLLDRLVDVIPTIDSTLEVEDTVLGRLPELIELVLVPGPDREPLPVVCTKNDEPLDRGRWRDAVRDFPDMAEPVQMSLSELPRTATMKVQRVALARRLNAAAGASASGDAGAASDASGSRA